The Patescibacteria group bacterium region AGCGACCAGCACCTTTAATCCCTCTAATAGCACCTCAAGTGCCTTGATGCTCACCGGCCCTTATGGCGGAGGCTTGATATTCAAAGACACCGCTTATGGTGGCCTTTGGATGTCTGATAGCGGCCAGACTTTGAATTTTGCCTCTAATGGCAGTGGTAGCGGTTTCGGTAGCACTTACGGCCAAATGGTTTTAAAGAATGGTAACGTCGGCATTAGCACTACTAATCCAACCAGGCCATTGCATGTTGTCGGTAACGTCCAGGTAGATTCTGGTTCCGTAACCGCTGATGCTTTCTACTATAATTCTGACCGGACTTTGAAGAAGGATATTAAGCCGATATATGGAGCTTTAGCTAAAGTTTTGAACTTACAGGGTGTCTCCTTTAAATGGCGCGATAGCGGGGAAGCCAACTATGGCTTTATCGCTCAAGATGTAGAAAAAGTGTTACCAGAGTTAGTGGAAACCGGAGTCGATGGCAAGAAATCTGTCGCCTATGGTAATTTCACTGCCATATTAGTAGAAGCTCTTAAAACTCAGCAAAAGGAAATTGATTCTCTACAGGCTAGGGTTAAGTCCTTGGAAAGCAGCCTAAAATAGTTATCAGTTTGAATTAATCTATCTCTTATGAAGACTAATCGGCCAATTTTTAATCAAAAGATGTTTCTGGCGATGGGAGTAGTTTTAGCTGTCTTCCTAATTATTTTAGTGATCGTCGACATTTCTCGCCGGAGCGGGAAGGAAGCCGCCAAAAAAGTCTATCCAGAGACCACTGATAAGTCGACGGAGCTCGTTATTCCGGTTGGCCGGACCGAAACCGAACCCAGCCCATTCAGGGCAGAGGTGCCAGCCAATACGGTCGTGCCCGAGATGGATTCTGACCCCAAGAAGATAACGGACAAAGAAATCGTGGTTCCGACTTATGTGGCGCCCGCCGCTCCAGGGATTGAAAGCAAGTTCCGGATTTTTGATATCAAGGGGGAGGATAACGCATATAACCCCAGCAAGATCATTGCCAGAGTCGGGGATACTGTTCATGTTAATTTTACCGCCGTTGATAAGGATTATGATATAATCTTTCCTGACTATAGCATGTCACAGCAAGCTAAGATGGGCCAGACCAAAGTTTTAGAGTTCCAGGCCTTGCAAGAAGGTGATTTCTTATACTATTGCCAAGCTTGCGGCGGACCTAATAGTACGGCTGTCGGCCATATAATCATCGTTAATAAATAGTCTTGATAATTAGATTTTTTATATGTTAAAAAAATCTACCATACCAATCAGCTTGATGTTGCTCAGTTTAGTGGTCTTTTCGATAGTCTCCATTAAGACCGCTTTGGCGGCCGGTTACGTCAATGTCACCAATGGCTATCAGATTCTGGTTAATCAGGGGATAGTAAATTTAACCGCCCAGACCCGGAGCATTAATATCGACACTTCGAAGGTGACGACATCATTTTTTATCCCTACTAAGACTGTGGGCGAAGTAGATTCATATCTAGCTAGCCCTTTGCATACAGCCGTGCAGCAAGGGGGTGACACTACTCCGCCGACTTTCACCTTGGTTAGCCTAACCCCGACCCAGAACTATACTTATGCTAGTTTTTCTATTAATGAAAACGGGTATTATAAGTTTGCTCAAAGTACAAGCGGTTATCCTTCCGAGCCTGGCACGGCTTGGATGCCAATGACCGCTAATTCAAATTATCTTGTAAATATCGGCGGGCAGTATAACACCTTCTATTACTACCGTATATTCTATAAGGATGCGGCTGATAATTCTGGCGTTTATAGTGGTACACTGACCACGGCTTCTGACACTCAAGCCCCTAGTATAAGCATTTCTTACGGTCCGGCCCTGTCAAGTACGAATCCACCAGCCTATGAAATAAACTTTTATATGAATGAAAACGGCCAATACGGTTTTGCTTATAGTCCGAGTTCTTATCCAGATCCGGCCACTAACCAATCCGCAACTGCTTACCAGGTCTATAATCATCTAATTGGTGATCAGGCTAATACGGGTTATTATTATACAATAAAAGCTAAAGATGCTGCTGGTAATACTAGCACTCACCAGAATTATGTTGTAACAACTAGCGATACAACTGGACCAGTGTTATCTGAAATCACTGATTCTCCTGGGCATGATCCAGCGACCTTAATTAGTTTTATCTCTGATGAAGCCGGAGAATACCAGATATTATATGCAGCCACTGAAGAAGATCTAATGAATATGGATGAACCAGTATCTTGGGAGACAATGTCTGCGGGCAATAATGGTAAAGAAATCGGTGATGAAACAGTGAATACTAATTTCTACTATATAATTTATGCTCGTGACACCTTGTTTAATACCAGTAACTCAGGGGTACTAACGGTAGGAAGTCCTGGTAGTGATGATGGTAATCCTGATATTTCTATTGTCGGCCAAAGGCCTAGCGCCACTCCGCCAGCCATGGAGATACTGATTCAAAACGATGGCGCCGACGAAACTTTTTATCAACTTTTCTGGTCAATCGATCGTGAGTATATTAATACCTTGAAAGATATTGAACCAGCTAAAAATGGACAAGCCTTAGGTGCTCCTGGTAGATCTATTACCGAATTGGTCGGTGACACCCCCTATACCCATTATTTCTATAGGATATTCACTCAGAATCCGCATAGACCGGAGACCATTAATTCTACTAATAGTTTAGAATTGGACACTGAAGGAGGCGCGGATTGAATGTAGATCTAGTTGGTTTGCTAGGGTTTAGTTTTTATTGTATACTAAGAGTTGATTATTAATTGCATTTAATTATTTTATTACTATGAAAAAAGAAATATCCTTGATCCCCTTAATTCTTTCCTTGTTCGTCGTTATCCTCGTCGTCTTATGCGTCTATTTCGGTTGGCAGGTTAAGCGCCAAGAAACTAGGATCAATAAGTTACAGGCGACCGTAGTGGATAACAACAACAAAGTCAACGCTATCGTCTCTTTCATCAACTCCAGCCTGGCAAGCACTCAGAAGAAGTAATAAAAATTAAAATATAATAGCTTATGCGAACAGAAAAAAATATGAAAAAAGAACTAATCTTTCCTTTGGTCATCGGTTTAATTCTCGGCGTCCTAGTAATGCTCTTCTGGCAATTCAATTCCAAGCTTAACAACCAGAGGGCGATTTTGATTCAATTAGAACAAGCAGTTAGCACTAACACCAAGACCATTGGTGATGTCGTCAATTTTATCAACACGGCTGCTAATCCTCAGGGGGCTAACAATGCTAATCCCAGCCAAAGCACGCCGCCAGCCGAGACTCAAGAATAGCAAAATATCCTTAATTTTAAGCAAAAAACCGCCTTATCTTGGGTGGTTTTTTGAAAAAAAAGATGTTATAATTAAGCCATATCATCTTATATGACTAAAAACGAAGCTAAAGAAAGATTAAAAAAACTGCGGGCAGAAATCGACCGCCATCGCTATAATTATCATGTCCTAGATAAGGAAACCTTGAGCCCAGCGGCTCTAGATAGTTTGAAGAATGAATTATTCAAGCTCGAAAACGAATGGCCGGATTTGATTACGCTTGATTCGCCGACGCAGAGGGTGGCCGGCAAAGCCCTGTCTAAGTTTGCAAAAGTCAGGCACGATCGCCCTATGATTTCGCTGTTTGATGCTTTCTCTGAGACTGATATGTCGGATTGGGAAGATCGTAACCGCAATTACCTGAAGAATCATCCGGCTAAACACCGTCCCTTTGTCTATTATTGCGAATTAAAACTGGACGGCTTGGCCTTAAGCTTGAAATATGATTCCGGCGTCCTAGTATCAGGGGCGACTCGCGGCGACGGCCAAGTGGGCGAAGACGTGACAAACAATATCAGAACGATTGCTAGCATCCCTTTGCGTTTGCATCTACCCGCGATAAAAGATTTGGAAAGTTTAGGCCTCAAGGCAAAGGAGGCTAGTTTTTTCTTGGAGGAAATCATGGTTAGCGGGATAGAAGTACGCGGCGAAGCGATTATGACTAAATTGGTTTTTAATGAGTTGAATAAAAAATATGAAGCTAATGGACAAGCTTTGCTGGCTAATACTAGAAATGGTGTCGCCGGTTCTTTACGGCAACTTGATCCCAAAGTCACGGCGGAACGGAAATTAGATTTTTATGCCTATGATTTAATCTTCAGATCTCCTCGGCTTGATGGACTGATTAAGACTCGCGCCCAAGCCGATGCCCTGGTAGCCTTGCTTGGCTTTAAAACCCTGAAACAGAATCGAGTGTGCCATAATCTGTCTGAGGTTTTTAAATTCCAAAGAAGTATTGGAGAAAAAAGGGAAGCCTTGCCCTTCGGGATAGACGGCGTGGTCGTAAAGTTCAATGAGCTTGATTTCTGGAAAATCTTAGGGATAGTGGGCAAGGCTCCTCGCTATATGATGGCCTATAAATTTTCAGCTGAACAAGCCACTACTGTCATAAACGATGTCATCTGGCAGGTAGGCAGAACCGGTGTTCTTACTCCAGCTGCTATCTTGGATCCGGTTAGTGTTGGCGGGGTGACTATCAGCCGGGCAACCCTCCATAACTTGGATGAGATCAGGCGTCTAGATTTGAAAATCAAAGATACGGTCGTGGTGGAACGCGCCGGCGACGTTATTCCGAGAGTGGTCGAAGTTCTAAAGAAATTAAGAACCGGGAAGGAGCGAACTATCTTAGAACCGCAGCGCTGTCCCCGTTGCGAAGGGCAGGTAGTTAAGCCTAGCGGAGAAGTTGCCTATCGTTGCCAGAATAAGGACTGCTATGCCGTTAACCTTAGGAAAATAATCCATTTTGTATCTAAAGGAGCCTTGGATTTTGTGGGCTTAGGTCCTAAGATCATTGAACAATTTTTAAGCGAAGGCTTGATCAAGGATCCGGCTGACCTCTTCTTCTTGCGCAAGGAAGACCTTAGCGGCTTGCCCGGTTTTGCCGAGAAAAAGATCGATAATATCTTGGAGATAATTAAAAATCGCCGTTTGCTTGATTTAGACCGTTTCTTGTACGCGCTAGGCATCAGGCATGTCGGCGAAAGTAGCGCTCAGAAACTAGCCAACTATTTAGGCTTTTCCGCTCAGACTATCAGCATCAAGGCGCTTTTAGCCCGGGCTCAGAAATTAACTATTTCCGAGTTAGAGGAGCTGGATGATGTCGGTGGAATCGTGGCGCGGAGTATCCATGATTTCTGGCGGGATCGTCACAATTTAGAGTTCTTGGCTAAGCTAGACGGGGCAGGGATAAGGCTCCGGGTGCAGATAGCTGAACACCTCGCCGATCAGCCTCTAAAGGGCAAAAAATTCGTTTTAACCGGCACTTTGCCTAGTTTGACAAGGCAGGAGGCAAAAGATAGAATTAAAGCAGCTGGAGGCCTTAATCAGGACAATGTCGGCCAGGACACGGATTTTTTAATTTTAGGTAGCGACCCCGGCGCAAAATATGAGAAGGCGAAAAAATTAGGGCTTAAGATTTTGGACGAAGCAGCCTTTTTAAAGCTGTTGGAGTAAACAAAAAATCTCCCGAGCGGGAGATCTTTGCGGTTTCACTATAGTAGTTGTATGAGCCGAACTTTAGCTTTTTCAATATAGCAAATTTTATAGCTAAAGTCAATTAACTTTTTGGTGGACCCGCGGGGATTTGAACCCCGGAAACCGAAATGCTAAAGTTCAGTTCACTACCGATAGTCGGGCCCACGAAAAAATATCATAGCATAGAGCCCTTCAGGGAAAATCAAAGGAAAAATAAATTTTTGTTAAATCATATATGTCTCTTAAACTTGCCGAAGTAAAACATATTGCCGACTTATCTCGTTTGGAGCTGAGCCCAGCCGAACTTAAGACCTATGGAGCTCAACTATCATCCGTTTTAGATTATATTGATAAGTTAAAAGAGGTAAAAACTATGCCTCATGATTTTTTAAGCCCAGATTCCGACCTGAATAATATCTGGCGTTTGGACGAGGTGAGGGCTTGGGATAAAAATGAAGTCGAAGCCGCCTTAAAGCAAGGCGATTTAGAGGGGCGTCTGATTAGGGTGAAGAAAGTTTTATAGACAAAAAATCTCCCGAGCGGGAGATCTTTGTAGCTTCACTATTGGTTACCAAAACTTAACTTCATAAATATAGCAAATTTTATAGCCAAAGTCAATCAAGGCCTCGGTGGACCCGCGGGGACTTGAACCCCGGAAGCCAAATTGTTAAGTTTTGGTTCACTACCGATAGTCGGGCCCACGGAAAAATATCATAACATAGAGCCCTTCAGGGAAAGCCGAAGATAAGATAAAATTTTATTAAGACAGTCTATGAATTTAAATAGCTTAAGCATCGCTAGAGCCAGAGAATTATTAGACGCTAAGGAAATTAGCGCCCTGGCTTTGACGCAGGCCTGCCTGGATAGGATAGAAGCGGTCGATGAAAAGATTAAAGCTTGCCTGCTGGTAGCCGAAGTTACAGCTTTAGAAGAGGCTAGGCAAGCAGATAAAAGGTTGGCGGCCGGTGAAAGAGGTCCTTTGCTGGGTATTCCATATCTAGCTAAAGATATCTTGATGACCAAAGGTTTAAATACTACGGCGGCTTCTAAGATTTTAGAAAATTATATCGCTCCTTATGACGCGACCGTCATTAAGAAATTAAAAGAAGCGGGCGCCGTGCTTTTAGGCAAGACCAATCTGGATGAATTTGCCCATGGCGCTTCTACGGAAAATTCGGCTTATGGCCCTAGTAATAATCCTTGGGACTTAGAAAGGGTTCCTGGCGGTTCAAGCGGCGGTTCAGCGGCAGCAGTAGCAGCCGATCTGTGCTTGTTCGCTTTAGGGACCGATACGGGCGGTTCGATCCGTCAGCCAGCCAGCTTCTGCAACTTAGTGGGACTAAAGCCTAGCTATGGCCGGGTTTCCCGTTTTGG contains the following coding sequences:
- a CDS encoding cupredoxin domain-containing protein, which encodes MKTNRPIFNQKMFLAMGVVLAVFLIILVIVDISRRSGKEAAKKVYPETTDKSTELVIPVGRTETEPSPFRAEVPANTVVPEMDSDPKKITDKEIVVPTYVAPAAPGIESKFRIFDIKGEDNAYNPSKIIARVGDTVHVNFTAVDKDYDIIFPDYSMSQQAKMGQTKVLEFQALQEGDFLYYCQACGGPNSTAVGHIIIVNK
- the ligA gene encoding NAD-dependent DNA ligase LigA, with product MTKNEAKERLKKLRAEIDRHRYNYHVLDKETLSPAALDSLKNELFKLENEWPDLITLDSPTQRVAGKALSKFAKVRHDRPMISLFDAFSETDMSDWEDRNRNYLKNHPAKHRPFVYYCELKLDGLALSLKYDSGVLVSGATRGDGQVGEDVTNNIRTIASIPLRLHLPAIKDLESLGLKAKEASFFLEEIMVSGIEVRGEAIMTKLVFNELNKKYEANGQALLANTRNGVAGSLRQLDPKVTAERKLDFYAYDLIFRSPRLDGLIKTRAQADALVALLGFKTLKQNRVCHNLSEVFKFQRSIGEKREALPFGIDGVVVKFNELDFWKILGIVGKAPRYMMAYKFSAEQATTVINDVIWQVGRTGVLTPAAILDPVSVGGVTISRATLHNLDEIRRLDLKIKDTVVVERAGDVIPRVVEVLKKLRTGKERTILEPQRCPRCEGQVVKPSGEVAYRCQNKDCYAVNLRKIIHFVSKGALDFVGLGPKIIEQFLSEGLIKDPADLFFLRKEDLSGLPGFAEKKIDNILEIIKNRRLLDLDRFLYALGIRHVGESSAQKLANYLGFSAQTISIKALLARAQKLTISELEELDDVGGIVARSIHDFWRDRHNLEFLAKLDGAGIRLRVQIAEHLADQPLKGKKFVLTGTLPSLTRQEAKDRIKAAGGLNQDNVGQDTDFLILGSDPGAKYEKAKKLGLKILDEAAFLKLLE
- a CDS encoding Asp-tRNA(Asn)/Glu-tRNA(Gln) amidotransferase subunit GatC; this translates as MSLKLAEVKHIADLSRLELSPAELKTYGAQLSSVLDYIDKLKEVKTMPHDFLSPDSDLNNIWRLDEVRAWDKNEVEAALKQGDLEGRLIRVKKVL